A DNA window from Brassica napus cultivar Da-Ae chromosome A4, Da-Ae, whole genome shotgun sequence contains the following coding sequences:
- the LOC125607862 gene encoding uncharacterized protein LOC125607862 isoform X2, giving the protein MSDSEVSLNMNQKRKSSSLRRLFTFVFLLAVVFLIGNAFITVDYKQGNISAWSSIIRLNLGKLKMCKTQLRPLGSETLPRGIVASTSDLEMRPLWGAKRNKNPKQNLLAMAVGIKQKESVNKILKKFSSSEFVVMLFHYDGTVDEWKEFEWSETAIHVSVVNQTKWWFAKRFLHPDIVSAYSYIFLWDEDLGVDHFDATRYVSIIREEGLEISQPALDPNLSEVHHQLTSRDNKSRVHRRTYKVIGKARCNENSTGPPCTGFVEMMAPVFSRAAWRCAWHMIQNDLNHGWGIDFQLGYCAQGDRTKNIGIVDSEYILHLGLPTLGGSAENKIDSEQLDKTKTEDSSDKSKPSSTSQMSSARSEVRKQTYAELETFKHRWRNAVKNDECWIDRFQP; this is encoded by the exons ATGTCAGACAGCGAA GTATCACTAAATATGAACCAGAAAAGAAAGAGCTCGTCTCTTCGTCGCTTGTTCACTTTCGTGTTCTTGCTTGCCGTAGTTTTCCTTATAGGGAATGCGTTTATTACAGTAGACTATAAACAA GGCAATATCTCGGCATGGAGTTCGATAATTAGACTAAATCTTGGAAAACTGAAAATGTGCAAG ACACAACTTAGGCCTCTTGGAAGCGAGACGCTACCGAGAGGCATTGTTGCAAGTACATCTGACTTGGAAATGCGACCGTTATGGGGCGCAAAACGAAATAAG aACCCAAAACAGAACTTATTGGCTATGGCAGTCGGAATCAAACAAAAGGAAAGTGTCAACAAGATTCTCAAGAAG TTCTCATCAAGTGAGTTTGTCGTTATGCTGTTCCATTATGATGGCACCGTAGATGAATGGAAGGAGTTTGAGTGGAGTGAAACTGCTATTCATGTTTCTGTTGTAAACCAAACCAAGTG GTGGTTTGCAAAGCGTTTCCTACACCCGGACATTGTCTCAGCATATTCTTACATATTTCTATGGGATGAAGATCTCGGTGTTGACCATTTTGATGCTACACG GTATGTTTCAATAATTAGAGAAGAAGGGCTTGAAATATCGCAACCAGCTCTTGATCCTAATTTGTCTGAAGTGCATCATCAACTTACTTCACGAGACAACAAATCGAGAGTACATAG GAGAACATACAAAGTCATTGGTAAGGCTAGGTGCAACGAGAATAGCACTGGACCTCCTTGCACGGG ATTTGTCGAAATGATGGCTCCTGTGTTCTCCAGAGCAGCCTGGAGGTGTGCATGGCATATGATTCAG AATGACTTAAACCATGGATGGGGTATAGACTTTCAGCTTGGATATTGcgctcag GGTGATCGAACTAAAAACATCGGCATTGTTGATTCCGAGTATATACTCCATCTTGGTCTTCCTACGTTAGGAGGTTCGGCTGAAAATAAG ATAGATTCGGAACAACTTGATAAGACCAAGACTGAGGATAGTTCAGACAAATCT AAACCATCATCAACTTCTCAAATGTCATCTGCTAGATCTGAG
- the LOC125607862 gene encoding uncharacterized protein LOC125607862 isoform X3 gives MNKKPKTLSSVSLNMNQKRKSSSLRRLFTFVFLLAVVFLIGNAFITVDYKQGNISAWSSIIRLNLGKLKMCKTQLRPLGSETLPRGIVASTSDLEMRPLWGAKRNKNPKQNLLAMAVGIKQKESVNKILKKFSSSEFVVMLFHYDGTVDEWKEFEWSETAIHVSVVNQTKWWFAKRFLHPDIVSAYSYIFLWDEDLGVDHFDATRYVSIIREEGLEISQPALDPNLSEVHHQLTSRDNKSRVHRRTYKVIGKARCNENSTGPPCTGFVEMMAPVFSRAAWRCAWHMIQNDLNHGWGIDFQLGYCAQGDRTKNIGIVDSEYILHLGLPTLGGSAENKKPSSTSQMSSARSEVRKQTYAELETFKHRWRNAVKNDECWIDRFQP, from the exons ATGAACAAGAAACCCAAGACTTTGAGCTCC GTATCACTAAATATGAACCAGAAAAGAAAGAGCTCGTCTCTTCGTCGCTTGTTCACTTTCGTGTTCTTGCTTGCCGTAGTTTTCCTTATAGGGAATGCGTTTATTACAGTAGACTATAAACAA GGCAATATCTCGGCATGGAGTTCGATAATTAGACTAAATCTTGGAAAACTGAAAATGTGCAAG ACACAACTTAGGCCTCTTGGAAGCGAGACGCTACCGAGAGGCATTGTTGCAAGTACATCTGACTTGGAAATGCGACCGTTATGGGGCGCAAAACGAAATAAG aACCCAAAACAGAACTTATTGGCTATGGCAGTCGGAATCAAACAAAAGGAAAGTGTCAACAAGATTCTCAAGAAG TTCTCATCAAGTGAGTTTGTCGTTATGCTGTTCCATTATGATGGCACCGTAGATGAATGGAAGGAGTTTGAGTGGAGTGAAACTGCTATTCATGTTTCTGTTGTAAACCAAACCAAGTG GTGGTTTGCAAAGCGTTTCCTACACCCGGACATTGTCTCAGCATATTCTTACATATTTCTATGGGATGAAGATCTCGGTGTTGACCATTTTGATGCTACACG GTATGTTTCAATAATTAGAGAAGAAGGGCTTGAAATATCGCAACCAGCTCTTGATCCTAATTTGTCTGAAGTGCATCATCAACTTACTTCACGAGACAACAAATCGAGAGTACATAG GAGAACATACAAAGTCATTGGTAAGGCTAGGTGCAACGAGAATAGCACTGGACCTCCTTGCACGGG ATTTGTCGAAATGATGGCTCCTGTGTTCTCCAGAGCAGCCTGGAGGTGTGCATGGCATATGATTCAG AATGACTTAAACCATGGATGGGGTATAGACTTTCAGCTTGGATATTGcgctcag GGTGATCGAACTAAAAACATCGGCATTGTTGATTCCGAGTATATACTCCATCTTGGTCTTCCTACGTTAGGAGGTTCGGCTGAAAATAAG AAACCATCATCAACTTCTCAAATGTCATCTGCTAGATCTGAG
- the LOC125607862 gene encoding uncharacterized protein LOC125607862 isoform X1 yields MNKKPKTLSSVSLNMNQKRKSSSLRRLFTFVFLLAVVFLIGNAFITVDYKQGNISAWSSIIRLNLGKLKMCKTQLRPLGSETLPRGIVASTSDLEMRPLWGAKRNKNPKQNLLAMAVGIKQKESVNKILKKFSSSEFVVMLFHYDGTVDEWKEFEWSETAIHVSVVNQTKWWFAKRFLHPDIVSAYSYIFLWDEDLGVDHFDATRYVSIIREEGLEISQPALDPNLSEVHHQLTSRDNKSRVHRRTYKVIGKARCNENSTGPPCTGFVEMMAPVFSRAAWRCAWHMIQNDLNHGWGIDFQLGYCAQGDRTKNIGIVDSEYILHLGLPTLGGSAENKIDSEQLDKTKTEDSSDKSKPSSTSQMSSARSEVRKQTYAELETFKHRWRNAVKNDECWIDRFQP; encoded by the exons ATGAACAAGAAACCCAAGACTTTGAGCTCC GTATCACTAAATATGAACCAGAAAAGAAAGAGCTCGTCTCTTCGTCGCTTGTTCACTTTCGTGTTCTTGCTTGCCGTAGTTTTCCTTATAGGGAATGCGTTTATTACAGTAGACTATAAACAA GGCAATATCTCGGCATGGAGTTCGATAATTAGACTAAATCTTGGAAAACTGAAAATGTGCAAG ACACAACTTAGGCCTCTTGGAAGCGAGACGCTACCGAGAGGCATTGTTGCAAGTACATCTGACTTGGAAATGCGACCGTTATGGGGCGCAAAACGAAATAAG aACCCAAAACAGAACTTATTGGCTATGGCAGTCGGAATCAAACAAAAGGAAAGTGTCAACAAGATTCTCAAGAAG TTCTCATCAAGTGAGTTTGTCGTTATGCTGTTCCATTATGATGGCACCGTAGATGAATGGAAGGAGTTTGAGTGGAGTGAAACTGCTATTCATGTTTCTGTTGTAAACCAAACCAAGTG GTGGTTTGCAAAGCGTTTCCTACACCCGGACATTGTCTCAGCATATTCTTACATATTTCTATGGGATGAAGATCTCGGTGTTGACCATTTTGATGCTACACG GTATGTTTCAATAATTAGAGAAGAAGGGCTTGAAATATCGCAACCAGCTCTTGATCCTAATTTGTCTGAAGTGCATCATCAACTTACTTCACGAGACAACAAATCGAGAGTACATAG GAGAACATACAAAGTCATTGGTAAGGCTAGGTGCAACGAGAATAGCACTGGACCTCCTTGCACGGG ATTTGTCGAAATGATGGCTCCTGTGTTCTCCAGAGCAGCCTGGAGGTGTGCATGGCATATGATTCAG AATGACTTAAACCATGGATGGGGTATAGACTTTCAGCTTGGATATTGcgctcag GGTGATCGAACTAAAAACATCGGCATTGTTGATTCCGAGTATATACTCCATCTTGGTCTTCCTACGTTAGGAGGTTCGGCTGAAAATAAG ATAGATTCGGAACAACTTGATAAGACCAAGACTGAGGATAGTTCAGACAAATCT AAACCATCATCAACTTCTCAAATGTCATCTGCTAGATCTGAG